From Streptomyces sp. TLI_105, the proteins below share one genomic window:
- a CDS encoding ABC transporter substrate-binding protein, translating to MSEPDVDALPQRWQDLLPAAPSRRRFLSLTGGGALAALLAACAPSAAGDAAAGATASAGTARRGGTLRVGTPPPPTALDPVTAYDGSAIALYQLVADYLIWLDKDYRLVPRLATGWTSDEAGRTWTFTLREGVVFSDGTELDAATVKASFDRLLDPRSKSAALSTFDTVLKAGGVRADGATKVVFTLERPFSDFPYLVSAGNYNAVVLKKDYAGDFTEHGIGTGPFVLTSYDVSTGASFTRNPRHWDAPKPHLDGVEVKFYADDQADLVALQGGDVDTQFLSRAALVEPLGDGGGDLVVDKVRSTAVTVLTLRVDRAPFDRKEVRQAVAHALDRPALRQSAGSGLGDLGNDHLFAPLFRSAPTDIPQRARDKEKVAALLKQAGLDGLRFTLTFDPPNKDYAVTVQSQLKEAGITVDLDQRSSKEFYGGDQTKDTPWLFTDANLVNWAGRPVPSQLINPMVKSDGVWNGSKYANKALDAAADAYDAATDDAERREQAGIIARILHEDVPVIIGFWNGNTRASRRSFRGIEAHPSQYADFSAVSRA from the coding sequence ATGTCCGAACCCGACGTCGACGCCCTGCCGCAGCGCTGGCAGGACCTGCTGCCCGCCGCCCCGTCCCGCCGCCGCTTCCTCTCCCTCACCGGCGGCGGCGCCCTCGCCGCCCTGCTCGCGGCCTGCGCGCCGAGCGCGGCGGGCGACGCGGCCGCCGGGGCGACGGCATCCGCGGGCACGGCCCGGCGCGGCGGCACGCTCCGCGTGGGCACGCCCCCGCCGCCGACCGCCCTCGATCCGGTCACCGCGTACGACGGCAGCGCGATCGCCCTCTACCAGCTGGTCGCCGACTACCTGATCTGGCTGGACAAGGACTACAGGCTGGTACCGAGGCTCGCCACCGGATGGACGTCCGACGAGGCGGGCCGGACCTGGACGTTCACCCTGCGCGAGGGGGTGGTGTTCTCCGACGGCACCGAGCTGGACGCCGCCACCGTGAAGGCCTCCTTCGACCGGCTGCTCGACCCGAGGAGCAAGTCCGCCGCGCTGTCGACCTTCGACACCGTCCTCAAGGCCGGAGGCGTCCGCGCCGACGGCGCCACGAAGGTCGTCTTCACCCTCGAACGACCCTTCTCCGACTTCCCCTACCTCGTCTCGGCCGGCAACTACAACGCCGTCGTCCTGAAGAAGGACTACGCCGGCGACTTCACCGAACACGGCATCGGCACCGGCCCGTTCGTCCTCACGTCCTACGACGTCTCGACCGGCGCCTCCTTCACCCGCAACCCCCGCCACTGGGACGCCCCCAAGCCCCATCTCGACGGCGTCGAGGTGAAGTTCTACGCCGACGACCAGGCCGACCTGGTCGCCCTCCAGGGCGGCGACGTCGACACCCAGTTCCTCAGCCGCGCCGCCCTGGTCGAGCCGCTCGGCGACGGCGGCGGCGACCTGGTCGTCGACAAGGTCCGGAGCACCGCGGTGACCGTCCTCACCCTCCGCGTCGACAGGGCCCCGTTCGACCGCAAGGAGGTCCGGCAGGCCGTCGCCCACGCCCTGGACCGCCCGGCGCTGCGCCAGTCCGCCGGCAGCGGCCTCGGAGACCTCGGCAACGACCACCTGTTCGCGCCGCTGTTCCGCTCCGCGCCCACCGACATACCGCAGCGGGCCAGGGACAAGGAGAAGGTCGCGGCGCTGCTGAAGCAGGCCGGCCTCGACGGCCTCCGTTTCACGCTCACCTTCGACCCGCCCAACAAGGACTACGCCGTCACCGTCCAGAGCCAGCTGAAGGAGGCCGGCATCACCGTCGACCTCGACCAGCGGTCCTCCAAGGAGTTCTACGGCGGAGACCAGACGAAGGACACGCCCTGGCTGTTCACGGACGCCAACCTGGTCAACTGGGCCGGGCGGCCCGTGCCGAGCCAGCTGATCAACCCGATGGTCAAGAGCGACGGCGTGTGGAACGGCTCCAAGTACGCCAACAAGGCCCTGGACGCGGCCGCCGACGCCTACGACGCCGCCACCGACGACGCCGAACGGCGCGAGCAGGCCGGGATCATCGCCCGGATCCTCCACGAGGACGTTCCCGTCATCATCGGCTTCTGGAACGGCAATACGCGCGCCTCCCGCCGCTCCTTCCGGGGCATCGAGGCGCATCCCAGCCAGTACGCCGACTTCTCCGCCGTCTCCCGGGCCTGA
- a CDS encoding ABC transporter permease: protein MSAFPAPPRSRPRLPAAWLVGASVVVLWAAVATLWPHLVPYAPDVQRPQDRFLPPSGEHWLGTDQFGRDVLSRALAGARPVLQVAPAATALAVLAGTVLGLLAGGVGGRLDEVVMRIVDAVVVFPAIVAAVLFAAMLGHSTSVLVLVVAASLATLVTRSVRAAALVERNKPYAEAARLRGEPLWSLLVREILPNIRSTVYVEATSRLGDAVFAAATLSFLGLGLPPGSPEWGASVADNRVWLANAPWTVLAPALAIVSLVVGVALVADGSRRMTGDGA from the coding sequence GTGAGCGCCTTCCCGGCCCCGCCGCGGTCGCGGCCGCGGCTGCCCGCGGCCTGGCTCGTGGGGGCGTCCGTCGTGGTGTTGTGGGCGGCGGTCGCCACCCTCTGGCCGCATCTGGTGCCGTACGCGCCCGACGTCCAGCGGCCCCAGGACCGTTTCCTGCCGCCGAGCGGCGAACACTGGCTCGGCACCGACCAGTTCGGGCGTGACGTCCTGTCCCGTGCCCTCGCCGGGGCCCGCCCCGTCCTCCAGGTCGCGCCGGCGGCGACCGCCCTCGCCGTCCTCGCGGGCACCGTCCTGGGACTGCTCGCCGGCGGTGTCGGCGGCCGGCTGGACGAGGTGGTGATGCGGATCGTAGACGCGGTCGTGGTCTTCCCCGCCATCGTCGCGGCCGTGCTGTTCGCGGCGATGCTGGGCCACTCCACGTCCGTCCTCGTGCTGGTCGTCGCGGCGTCCCTGGCGACCCTCGTGACCCGCAGCGTCCGGGCGGCCGCGCTCGTCGAACGGAACAAGCCGTACGCCGAGGCCGCCCGGCTGCGCGGCGAGCCCCTGTGGTCGCTGCTCGTCCGCGAGATCCTGCCCAACATCCGCTCCACTGTGTACGTCGAGGCCACCTCACGGCTCGGCGACGCGGTGTTCGCCGCCGCCACGCTCTCCTTCCTCGGCCTCGGCCTGCCGCCCGGCTCACCGGAGTGGGGCGCGTCCGTCGCCGACAACCGGGTGTGGCTGGCCAACGCGCCCTGGACCGTCCTCGCGCCCGCGCTGGCCATCGTCTCGCTGGTGGTCGGCGTCGCGCTCGTCGCGGACGGTTCGCGCCGGATGACGGGAGACGGGGCATGA
- a CDS encoding ABC transporter permease, with translation MRRLLLRRVAAIPPTLLAVSLLVFLATQVLPGDVARTVLGREADDGSVRALRHDLGLDRPLAVQYATWLGHFATGDWGTSYTLRVPVRALLLERLGHSLFLAGFAFLLLVPVALALGLLAGLFHGRVPDRFVTSTALALGATPEFVTGVVLLVVFSVRLRWFPASAQPQPGHDGLGDTLWHLTLPAASLVLVCTGYVARHVRAGTIAVLEGAHVRAARLRGLSSPRIVVRHVLRNATVPATSALGVQLQYLLGGIVVVELLFNYPGAGALLLQAAQDKDLPTLQASALVLGVLYMLVVLLADVVHRLLDPRVRPEAAA, from the coding sequence ATGCGACGCCTCCTGCTGCGCCGGGTCGCGGCCATCCCGCCGACCCTGCTCGCCGTCTCCCTGCTCGTCTTCCTCGCCACACAGGTGCTGCCCGGCGATGTCGCCCGCACCGTCCTCGGCCGCGAGGCCGACGACGGCTCGGTCCGCGCGCTCCGCCACGACCTCGGCCTGGACCGACCCCTCGCCGTGCAGTACGCGACCTGGCTGGGGCACTTCGCGACCGGCGACTGGGGCACCTCGTACACCCTGCGCGTGCCGGTGCGCGCCCTGCTCCTGGAACGCCTGGGACACTCGCTGTTCCTGGCCGGGTTCGCGTTCCTGCTGCTCGTGCCGGTCGCACTCGCCCTGGGCCTGCTCGCCGGCCTCTTCCACGGGCGGGTCCCGGACCGGTTCGTCACCTCGACGGCCCTCGCGCTCGGCGCCACACCGGAGTTCGTCACCGGCGTCGTGCTGCTCGTGGTCTTCTCCGTACGGCTGCGCTGGTTCCCGGCCTCCGCGCAGCCGCAACCGGGACACGACGGACTCGGCGACACGCTGTGGCACCTGACGCTGCCGGCGGCCTCGCTGGTCCTGGTGTGCACCGGCTACGTCGCCCGCCATGTGCGCGCCGGCACGATCGCGGTGCTGGAGGGGGCCCATGTGCGCGCCGCCCGGCTGCGGGGGCTGTCGTCCCCGCGGATCGTCGTACGCCACGTGCTGCGCAACGCCACGGTGCCGGCGACCAGCGCGCTGGGGGTCCAGCTGCAGTACCTGCTCGGCGGGATCGTCGTGGTCGAGCTCCTCTTCAACTACCCGGGTGCCGGAGCCCTGTTGCTGCAGGCCGCCCAGGACAAGGACCTGCCGACGCTCCAGGCGAGCGCTCTGGTGCTCGGCGTCCTCTACATGCTGGTGGTCCTGCTCGCGGACGTCGTCCACCGGCTGCTGGACCCCCGGGTCCGTCCGGAGGCCGCCGCGTGA
- a CDS encoding cation:proton antiporter — protein MIALFVLLTLLFLWVLVSDRLPRWSITAPITFAAAGILLSGGDHAVVPLDVDTHTFQRAVELVLAVMLFTDATEARDYARLRGPVGGVRLLGLALPASLVLAMLFGALVFPGTNWWLLAVVALVVMPMDLAPVLMLLRDERLPLRVRAALNIEGGFNDGLISPLFVFCLANLVSAEGDTFGDLVLNALKGAVLAATVGSVLGLLASRAVRWSLASGWAEPASLRLAGLALPFLTYAASVLVDGNGFVAAFVAGLWYTSAVPAIGGDSLDLVYDVSHLLALAAWYAFGAVTTEAFTGGHVLRFVVYALLVLVVARFVPVVASLTGTAFSRSERAAIGWLGPRGVTSIVFAVLAFSQLPGEEAGFVVNATAATVLLSVLLHGVTAEPVARWFARHPRPEEPAAPREA, from the coding sequence GTGATCGCTCTCTTCGTCCTGCTCACCCTGCTGTTCCTGTGGGTGCTCGTCTCGGACCGGCTGCCGCGGTGGAGCATCACCGCTCCGATCACCTTCGCCGCGGCCGGCATCCTGCTCAGCGGCGGTGACCACGCGGTCGTGCCGCTCGACGTGGACACCCACACCTTCCAGCGGGCCGTCGAACTCGTCCTGGCCGTCATGCTCTTCACGGACGCCACCGAGGCCCGGGACTACGCGCGGCTGCGCGGGCCGGTGGGCGGGGTGCGGCTGCTCGGGCTGGCCCTGCCGGCGTCCCTCGTCCTCGCCATGCTGTTCGGCGCCCTCGTCTTCCCGGGCACGAACTGGTGGCTGCTCGCCGTCGTGGCCCTCGTCGTCATGCCCATGGACCTCGCCCCGGTCCTGATGCTGCTGCGCGACGAGCGGCTGCCCCTGCGGGTGCGTGCGGCGCTCAACATCGAGGGCGGCTTCAACGACGGGCTGATCTCGCCGCTCTTCGTGTTCTGCCTCGCCAATCTCGTCTCAGCCGAGGGCGACACGTTCGGTGACCTCGTCCTGAACGCCCTCAAGGGCGCGGTGCTGGCGGCGACCGTCGGCTCGGTCCTGGGACTCCTGGCCTCCCGGGCGGTGCGGTGGTCCCTGGCGTCCGGCTGGGCCGAGCCCGCGAGCCTGCGCCTGGCCGGTCTCGCCCTGCCCTTCCTGACCTACGCGGCCTCCGTCCTCGTCGACGGCAACGGCTTCGTCGCGGCGTTCGTCGCGGGCCTCTGGTACACGAGCGCCGTGCCCGCGATCGGCGGCGATTCCCTCGACCTGGTGTACGACGTCAGCCATCTGCTGGCCCTGGCCGCCTGGTACGCCTTCGGTGCGGTGACGACGGAGGCGTTCACCGGCGGCCATGTCCTCCGGTTCGTCGTCTACGCGCTCCTCGTGCTCGTCGTGGCCCGTTTCGTCCCCGTGGTCGCCTCGCTCACCGGAACGGCGTTCAGCCGGTCCGAGCGCGCCGCGATCGGCTGGCTCGGCCCGCGCGGTGTCACCTCGATCGTCTTCGCGGTCCTCGCCTTCTCCCAGCTCCCGGGCGAGGAGGCGGGCTTCGTCGTCAACGCGACGGCCGCGACCGTCCTGCTCAGCGTCCTTCTGCACGGTGTGACCGCGGAGCCCGTCGCCCGCTGGTTCGCGCGGCACCCCCGGCCCGAGGAGCCGGCCGCGCCCCGCGAGGCGTAG
- a CDS encoding ABC transporter ATP-binding protein: MSDRPALSVRDLAVTFRTARGPVPAVRDVSFDLAPGEVLGLVGESGSGKSTIGLAALALHDPARTGVEGSIRLGGDGLELVGAPEPVLKRIRGARVAMVFQDALDALSPYHTVGAQVAEAYRVHHPRAGRKEARARAAAMLERVGIPAARASDHPHHLSGGMRQRVVIAMALVNDPDVLIADEPTTALDARVQHQVLDLIRALRSDAGTAMLLITHDVGVVAATCDRMLVMRGGEALEEGPTGRLLTAPAHPYTKALVGAAPTLSTVPGARLPTVDDPEPKPRAEARLRTAPDPEVLAEVRDLRVDYPGRRRARPHPAVRGVSLHVARGETLGLVGESGSGKSTIARILTGLRRPTSGEVRFDGRDVSGAATDARLRRALSRDVQLVFQDPYASLNPRHTVEQIVTTPLRVHTDLDRTRRKKRAAELLEQVGLSASHLSRHPHEFSGGQRQRIGIARALAVRPRLVIADEPVSALDVSVQAQVLNLLMDLREELDLSLLFISHDLAVVRHFCDRVAVLEKGELVEVGPRDAVFGSPTAPYTRGLLAAFPQDHLTGR, from the coding sequence ATGAGCGATCGACCCGCACTGAGCGTCCGCGATCTGGCGGTCACCTTCCGCACGGCGCGCGGCCCCGTCCCGGCCGTCCGGGACGTCTCCTTCGACCTCGCCCCGGGCGAAGTCCTCGGCCTCGTCGGGGAGTCCGGCTCGGGCAAGTCGACGATCGGCCTCGCCGCCCTGGCCCTCCACGACCCGGCACGCACCGGCGTCGAGGGCAGCATCCGCCTCGGCGGCGACGGCCTCGAACTGGTGGGTGCGCCCGAACCGGTCCTGAAGAGGATCAGGGGCGCCCGCGTCGCGATGGTCTTCCAGGACGCCCTGGACGCGCTGTCGCCGTACCACACCGTCGGCGCCCAGGTCGCGGAGGCGTACCGTGTCCACCACCCGCGGGCCGGCCGCAAGGAGGCACGGGCACGGGCGGCGGCGATGCTGGAACGGGTGGGCATCCCGGCCGCTCGCGCCTCGGACCACCCGCACCACCTCTCGGGCGGCATGCGCCAGCGCGTCGTCATCGCCATGGCGCTGGTCAACGACCCGGACGTCCTGATCGCCGACGAACCGACCACGGCACTGGACGCCCGGGTCCAGCACCAGGTCCTCGACCTGATCCGCGCACTCCGCTCGGACGCCGGCACGGCCATGCTCCTCATCACGCACGACGTGGGAGTGGTGGCGGCGACATGCGACCGCATGCTGGTGATGCGCGGCGGCGAGGCGCTGGAGGAGGGCCCCACCGGGCGCCTCCTGACCGCCCCCGCCCACCCCTACACCAAGGCCCTCGTCGGAGCGGCCCCCACCCTGAGCACCGTGCCCGGCGCCCGCCTTCCCACGGTCGACGACCCGGAGCCGAAGCCGCGCGCCGAGGCCCGCCTCCGCACCGCCCCCGACCCCGAGGTCCTGGCCGAGGTCCGCGACCTGCGCGTGGACTACCCGGGACGCCGCCGAGCCCGCCCCCACCCGGCGGTGCGGGGCGTGAGCCTGCACGTGGCACGCGGGGAGACCCTCGGCCTGGTGGGCGAGTCCGGCTCGGGCAAGTCCACCATCGCGCGGATCCTCACCGGCCTGCGCCGCCCCACGAGCGGGGAGGTCCGCTTCGACGGCCGGGACGTCTCGGGCGCGGCGACGGACGCCCGGCTGCGCCGCGCGCTGAGCCGCGACGTCCAGCTGGTCTTCCAGGACCCGTACGCCTCGCTCAACCCGCGCCACACGGTCGAGCAGATCGTCACCACACCGCTGCGCGTCCACACGGACCTGGACCGGACTCGGCGGAAGAAGCGGGCGGCGGAGCTGCTGGAACAGGTGGGCCTGTCCGCCTCGCACCTCTCCCGCCACCCGCACGAGTTCTCCGGCGGCCAGCGCCAGCGCATCGGCATCGCCCGCGCGCTGGCCGTCCGGCCGCGCCTGGTCATCGCCGACGAGCCGGTGTCCGCGCTGGACGTGTCGGTCCAGGCGCAGGTCCTGAACCTCCTCATGGACCTCCGTGAGGAGCTCGACCTGTCGCTGCTCTTCATCTCCCACGACCTCGCGGTGGTACGGCACTTCTGCGACCGGGTCGCGGTCCTGGAGAAGGGCGAGCTGGTGGAGGTGGGCCCGAGGGACGCCGTCTTCGGCTCACCGACCGCCCCGTACACCAGGGGACTGCTGGCCGCGTTCCCGCAGGACCATCTGACCGGGCGGTGA
- a CDS encoding HutD family protein, whose product MHRFDVETLTAGRWRNGGGATREIASWPVGAEEFRWRASVADIDRDGPFSAFPGVDRTLTLLAGDGVRLTAPGVFDRTARAEEPLAFSGDLELAAELRGGACRVLNIMVRRDRAVARVERVTGPVVPAGGHAGVFHVLRGQWRTGAGESPLTAGQGVWWDGDDEAPGRAVTPLSPDAAALWADVVPVG is encoded by the coding sequence ATGCACCGCTTCGATGTCGAGACGCTGACGGCGGGCCGGTGGCGCAACGGCGGGGGTGCCACTCGGGAGATCGCCTCGTGGCCGGTGGGTGCCGAGGAGTTCCGGTGGCGTGCGAGCGTCGCCGACATCGACCGGGACGGGCCGTTCTCGGCGTTTCCCGGGGTCGACCGGACGCTGACCCTCCTGGCGGGCGACGGGGTGCGGCTGACGGCCCCCGGGGTGTTCGACCGGACGGCGCGCGCGGAGGAGCCCCTCGCGTTCTCCGGTGACCTGGAGTTGGCTGCCGAGCTGCGGGGCGGCGCGTGCCGGGTCCTCAACATCATGGTGCGGCGCGACCGTGCCGTGGCCCGGGTGGAGCGGGTCACCGGGCCCGTCGTGCCGGCCGGCGGCCACGCCGGGGTCTTCCACGTGCTGCGCGGCCAGTGGCGTACGGGCGCCGGGGAGAGCCCGCTGACCGCGGGACAGGGCGTGTGGTGGGACGGGGACGACGAGGCGCCGGGCCGAGCGGTCACGCCGCTCTCGCCCGACGCCGCCGCCCTGTGGGCGGATGTCGTGCCGGTGGGGTGA
- a CDS encoding ABC transporter ATP-binding protein → MSEQGLVVEGLSTAYGSARVLHDVSFRVAPGEIYGLVGESGCGKSTLAYALARHFAPGGHVLGGSVRLDGTEVLALEERELREWRASRLAFVHQDAAGALDPTMRIGRQLAEVLRGRGLSRRETAARVLELLRAVRLPAPERLALRFPHQLSGGQQQRVVIAAALATEPRLLVLDEPTTGLDASVEHEVLGLLAELRDRLDAAVVLVSHDLGLIGRMCDRVGVLYAGRLVESGPVREVLAAPAHPYTAGLLAAVPVLGTTRHDRPLRSVSGRLPLPGETTGGCAFAPRCALAEDACRAAEPPPATGAVRGRTVRCLRPGEVPPAAPPVTAGASAPRKAGAVLLEVRDLVRRYGTTVAVDHVDLTVREGEVLGLVGESGSGKTTLARAIAGLASDGTGTLALRGAPLPPRLARREADVRRRVQMVFQNPDASLNPSHRVRTVLRRALTTLAAPGTGRESAALEDLLERTRIDADLLDRLPGRLSGGQKQRVSIARGFAGRPDLVICDEPVSALDVSVQAAVLELLADQRDRTGTSYLFISHDLAVVGHLADRIAVMYRGAVVEEGPAADVLRGPSHPYTALLVEAAARPVGAGVPEAPSPPSARPTGCRFADRCARRITGLCAEVPPPVRAVGAGHLVRCHLEVAELPLGAPSSPPGQMVLRERGQQSPGVRGGR, encoded by the coding sequence ATGAGCGAACAGGGGCTCGTCGTCGAGGGGTTGAGCACCGCCTACGGCTCCGCCCGGGTCCTGCACGACGTGTCCTTCCGTGTCGCACCCGGCGAGATCTACGGCCTGGTCGGCGAGTCCGGCTGCGGCAAGTCGACGCTGGCGTACGCGCTGGCCCGCCACTTCGCACCGGGCGGGCACGTACTCGGCGGCAGCGTGCGCCTGGACGGCACCGAGGTACTCGCCCTGGAGGAACGGGAGTTGCGGGAGTGGCGGGCCTCGCGCCTCGCTTTCGTCCACCAGGACGCGGCCGGCGCCCTGGATCCGACGATGCGGATCGGCCGGCAGCTGGCCGAGGTGCTGCGGGGGCGCGGCCTGTCCCGGCGGGAGACGGCCGCACGCGTCCTTGAGCTGCTGCGGGCCGTCCGGCTGCCCGCCCCCGAGCGGCTGGCGCTCCGCTTCCCGCACCAGCTCTCCGGTGGGCAGCAGCAGCGCGTCGTCATCGCCGCGGCCCTGGCCACCGAGCCCCGGCTGCTGGTCCTCGACGAGCCGACGACCGGCCTCGACGCCTCCGTGGAGCACGAGGTGCTCGGCCTGCTCGCCGAGCTGCGCGACCGGCTGGACGCCGCCGTCGTCCTCGTCAGCCACGACCTGGGCCTGATCGGCCGGATGTGCGACCGGGTGGGCGTGCTGTACGCGGGACGGCTCGTGGAGAGCGGACCGGTGCGGGAGGTGCTGGCCGCCCCCGCCCATCCGTACACCGCGGGTCTCCTGGCCGCCGTCCCGGTCCTCGGCACCACGCGTCACGACCGGCCGCTGCGGTCCGTGTCCGGCCGGCTGCCGCTGCCCGGCGAGACCACCGGGGGCTGCGCCTTCGCCCCGCGCTGCGCCCTGGCCGAGGACGCCTGCCGGGCGGCCGAACCCCCGCCGGCCACCGGGGCGGTGCGGGGCAGGACGGTGCGCTGTCTGCGCCCGGGAGAGGTCCCGCCGGCCGCGCCGCCGGTGACCGCGGGCGCGTCGGCGCCCCGGAAGGCGGGCGCGGTCCTCCTCGAAGTACGGGACCTCGTCCGCAGGTACGGCACGACGGTCGCCGTCGACCACGTCGACCTCACCGTCCGCGAGGGCGAGGTCCTCGGTCTGGTGGGCGAGTCGGGCAGCGGCAAGACGACCCTCGCCCGCGCGATCGCCGGCCTCGCCTCCGACGGCACGGGAACCCTGGCCCTGCGGGGCGCGCCGCTGCCCCCACGGCTGGCCCGGCGGGAGGCGGACGTACGGCGGCGCGTCCAGATGGTCTTCCAGAACCCCGACGCCTCGCTCAACCCCAGCCACCGTGTCCGCACGGTGCTGCGCAGGGCACTGACCACCCTCGCCGCGCCCGGGACGGGGCGGGAGTCCGCCGCCCTGGAGGACCTCCTGGAGCGCACCCGCATCGACGCGGACCTGCTCGACCGCCTCCCCGGACGGTTGTCCGGGGGCCAGAAGCAACGGGTCTCGATCGCCCGCGGCTTCGCGGGCCGCCCCGACCTGGTGATCTGCGACGAGCCCGTCTCCGCGCTCGACGTCAGCGTGCAGGCGGCCGTCCTGGAGCTCCTCGCCGACCAGCGCGACCGCACGGGGACGTCGTACCTCTTCATCTCGCACGACCTCGCCGTCGTCGGCCACCTCGCCGACCGGATCGCCGTCATGTACCGGGGCGCGGTCGTCGAGGAGGGCCCCGCGGCCGACGTCCTGCGCGGCCCCTCGCACCCGTACACCGCGCTCCTGGTGGAGGCGGCGGCTCGACCGGTGGGGGCCGGGGTGCCCGAGGCGCCGTCCCCGCCGTCCGCGCGGCCGACCGGCTGCCGGTTCGCCGACCGCTGCGCCCGGCGGATCACCGGGCTGTGCGCCGAAGTGCCGCCGCCGGTACGCGCGGTGGGGGCGGGGCACCTGGTGCGCTGCCACCTGGAGGTCGCGGAGCTGCCCCTCGGCGCTCCCTCCTCACCGCCCGGTCAGATGGTCCTGCGGGAACGCGGCCAGCAGTCCCCTGGTGTACGGGGCGGTCGGTGA
- a CDS encoding ABC transporter permease, producing the protein MTRYLLKRVAQAVAVLLAITATAFGLFYAAPSDPAQIACGPQCDSAQLAAVRTSMGLDRPIVSQFTDYVGGIVAGRTIADVDGTPIPCPAPCLGYSYTLHQPVLTAVEDRLPVTVSLAVGALAVILVLGVGSGLAAALRRGRPTDRLLSGFNLLGASVQIYFLGYVLQFLLVYSTGLFAPPRYVPFADGPGRWALGLVLPWLVLGFVNAAVYARLTRSQMLETMHHGYVRTARAKGLGALRTHLKYTARGAAGPLVQLLGLEVGALLGGAFITETVFGLGGVGKLAVDAVTGDDLPTVVGTVLVAAFFVVVFVAVADLVVAWLDPRVRLA; encoded by the coding sequence ATGACCCGATACCTCCTCAAGAGGGTCGCGCAGGCCGTGGCGGTGCTCCTCGCGATCACCGCCACGGCCTTCGGGCTCTTCTACGCCGCCCCCTCCGACCCGGCTCAGATCGCCTGCGGCCCCCAGTGCGACTCCGCGCAGCTCGCGGCCGTACGCACGAGCATGGGACTCGACCGGCCGATCGTCTCCCAGTTCACCGACTACGTCGGCGGCATCGTCGCCGGCCGCACCATCGCGGACGTCGACGGCACCCCGATCCCCTGCCCCGCCCCCTGCCTCGGCTACTCCTACACCCTCCACCAGCCCGTCCTCACCGCCGTCGAGGACCGCCTCCCCGTGACCGTCTCCCTCGCGGTCGGCGCCCTCGCGGTGATCCTCGTCCTCGGCGTCGGCTCCGGCCTGGCGGCGGCGTTGCGCCGGGGCAGGCCGACCGACCGTCTGCTGTCCGGCTTCAACCTGCTGGGCGCCAGCGTGCAGATCTACTTCCTCGGCTACGTGCTCCAGTTCCTGCTCGTCTACTCCACCGGCCTGTTCGCACCCCCGCGCTACGTCCCCTTCGCCGACGGGCCCGGCCGGTGGGCCCTGGGCCTGGTCCTGCCGTGGCTGGTCCTCGGCTTCGTCAACGCGGCCGTCTACGCCCGTCTGACCCGCTCGCAGATGCTGGAGACCATGCACCACGGGTACGTCCGCACGGCCCGCGCCAAGGGCCTGGGCGCCCTGCGCACCCATCTGAAGTACACCGCGCGCGGAGCGGCCGGCCCGCTGGTGCAGCTGCTCGGCCTTGAGGTCGGGGCGCTGCTCGGAGGCGCGTTCATCACGGAGACCGTGTTCGGGCTCGGCGGCGTCGGCAAGCTCGCCGTCGACGCGGTGACCGGCGACGACCTGCCCACGGTCGTCGGCACCGTCCTCGTCGCCGCCTTCTTCGTCGTCGTGTTCGTGGCCGTGGCCGACCTCGTGGTGGCCTGGCTGGATCCCCGAGTGAGGCTCGCATGA